One window of Triplophysa rosa linkage group LG8, Trosa_1v2, whole genome shotgun sequence genomic DNA carries:
- the LOC130558027 gene encoding nucleoporin SEH1-like — protein sequence MFVARSIAADHKDLIHDVSYDFHGRRMATCSSDQSIKVWDKADNGEWNCTASWKTHSGSVWRVTWAHPEFGQVLASCSFDRTAIVWEEIVGESNDKHRGQSHWIKRTTLVDSRTSVTDVKFAPKHMGLMLTTCSADGVVRIYEAPDVMNLSQWSLQHEISSKFPCSCISWNPSSSRAHAPMIAVGSDESNVTYGGKVQIYEYNEITRKYAKAETLVTVTDAVHDVAFAPNLGRSFHVLAVATKDVRIFKLVPLRKAESSSAALTKFEVQVLAQFDSHNSQVWRVSWNITSTILASSGDDGCVRLWKANYMDNWKCTGILKGDGSRVFGTSNQPAALSTSAQSAFNTATGR from the exons ATGTTTGTCGCGCGTAGCATCGCAGCAGATCACAAAGATCTGATCCACGATGTTTCCTACGATTTTCATGGGCGGAGAATGGCTACGTGTTCCAGCGACCAAAGCATTAAG GTGTGGGACAAGGCTGATAATGGAGAATGGAACTGCACAGCTAGCTGGAAA ACTCACAGTGGCTCGGTTTGGAGAGTGACATGGGCTCATCCAGAGTTTGGACAGGTGTTGGCATCTTGCTCTTTTGACCGTACTGCAATAGTATGGGAGGAAATTGTTGGAGAGTCCAATGACAAACATCGCGGACAAAGCCACTGG ATAAAGAGAACCACACTTGTGGACAGTCGCACATCTGTGACTGATGTGAAGTTTGCACCGAAGCACATGGGCTTGATGCTGACAACGTGTTCTGCAGATGGGGTTGTACGAATCTACGAGGCCCCTGATGTGATGAATCTCAGCCAATGGTCCCTGCAGCATGAGATCTCTTCTAAATTCCCTTGCTCCTGCATCTCCTGGAACCCTTCCAG TTCTCGGGCTCACGCACCTATGATCGCTGTAGGTAGTGATGAAAGCAACGTGACATATGGTGGCAAAGTTCagatatatgaatataatgaaataacaag GAAATATGCCAAAGCTGAGACACTGGTGACAGTTACTGATGCTGTCCATGATGTTGCGTTTGCTCCGAACCTGGGACGGTCTTTTCACGTGCTTGCTGTTGCCACCAAAGATGTGCGCATCTTTAAATTAGTTCCTCTTAG AAAGGCAGAAAGCTCCTCTGCTGCTCTTACTAAATTTGAGGTGCAGGTGCTGGCCCAGTTTGACAGTCATAACTCTCAGGTGTGGCGTGTGAGTTGGAACATTACTAGTACGATCCTGGCTTCCTCTGGTGATGATGGGTGTGTGAGACTCTGGAAAG CAAACTACATGGACAATTGGAAATGCACCGGTATTCTAAAGGGAGATGGTAGTCGAGTGTTTGGGACGTCTAATCAGCCTGCTGCTCTTAGCACTTCTGCACAGAGTGCTTTCAACACAGCTACTGGAAGATAG
- the LOC130558551 gene encoding sperm acrosome membrane-associated protein 4-like: protein MKGYFLITCAMLSLFWCSGHTLECFRCDLGFWNLCYTTKTNCSDDEMCYVGIGKAAGVLDIKVMGCLVTEECNRTTVVEFLSNKSLYSMKKSCCDDDFCNAGSALQFSLASLSLTVLIIAQMIGLF, encoded by the exons ATGAAAGGATATTTTTTGATTACCTGTGCGATGTTGtctttgttttggtgctcag GGCACACGCTTGAGTGTTTTAGATGTGATCTTGGATTCTGGAATCTGTGCTATACTACGAAGACAAACTGCAGTGATGATGAGATGTGTTATGTAGGGATTGGTAAAGCAG CCGGAGTCTTGGATATAAAGGTGATGGGTTGTCTTGTGACTGAGGAGTGCAACAGGACGACAGTTGTTGAGTTTCTGTCCAATAAGTCTTTATACAGCATGAAGAAGAGCTGCTGTGATGATGACTTTTGCAACGCAGGCTCAGCACTCCAATTTTCCCTCGCTTCTCTTTCGCTTACCGTACTTATAATTGCTCAGATGATTGGTTTATTTTGA
- the ptpn2a gene encoding tyrosine-protein phosphatase non-receptor type 2a isoform X2 produces the protein MDQEFENIDSSGQWQNLYNEIRNQSQECPYKVAKFPENRNRNRYRDVSPYDHSRVRLENSENDYINASLITMEKAQRRYILTQEKCAQYWPSEEEGDMDFSDTEFVVFLVSEDVEPNYTIRVLELQNSKTGESRQIYHFHYTTWPDFGVPESPASFLNFLFKVRESGSLGPENGPAVIHCSAGIGRSGTFSLVDTCLVLIDNWKDPASVDIQNVLLDMRAYRMGLIQTPDQLRFSYMAVIEGTKRILGDAALQQKLSKERQESNADLGSSHPSPNMSQDKLNGQSDLCTEPQDLGRGERIRSPKEEHLADLKTGSLRKRNREERIATTAQKVQQMKLKLSDSEKKKEDWLFWRPILLNVGAGAALALGLCMCWAFLSQ, from the exons ATGGATCAGGAGTTTGAGAACATCGATTCATCTGGACAGTGGCAAAACCTTTATAAC GAAATCCGTAACCAGTCTCAGGAGTGTCCCTACAAAGTGGCCAAGTTCCCAGAAAACCGCAATAGGAATAGATATAGAGACGTCAGTCCCT ATGATCACAGTCGGGTGAGATTAGAAAATTCAGAGAATGACTACATAAATGCGAGCCTTATTACCATGGAGAAGGCCCAGAGAAGGTACATACTGACACAG GAGAAGTGCGCACAGTACTGGCCATCAGAGGAGGAGGGGGATATGGATTTCAGTGACACTGAGTTTGTGGTGTTTCTGGTATCGGAGGATGTTGAACCGAATTACACAATAAGAGTACTAGAACTTCAAAATAGCAAG ACAGGAGAAAGCAGACAGATCTACCATTTTCATTACACAACGTGGCCTGATTTTGGTGTACCGGAATCCCCAGCATCATTCCTCAACTTCCTTTTCAAGGTTCGAGAGTCCGGCTCTTTGGGGCCAGAGAACGGGCCTGCTGTGATCCACTGTAGTGCAGGAATAGGGCGATCAGGGACGTTCTCATTGGTAGACACCTGCCTTGTCTTG atCGACAACTGGAAAGACCCTGCCTCTGTGGACATACAGAATGTTTTGTTAGATATGAGAGCGTATCGAATGGGCCTTATTCAAACTCCAGATCAGCTTCGATTTTCATACATGGCAGTTATTGAGGGAACAAAGAGAATTCTGGGAGACGCTGCTTTACAG CAAaagctgtcaaaagaacgacaGGAGTCAAATGCTGACTTGGGTTCATCTCATCCGAGTCCCAACATGAGTCAAGACAAACTGAATGGACAGTCTGACTTGTGTACAGAGCCTCAGGATCTAGGAAGAGGCGAGAGGATACGGTCACCAAAAGAAGAGCATCTTGCAGATTTGAAAACAGGGAG CCTACGCAAGAGAAACCGTGAGGAGCGGATAGCTACCACAGCACAGAAGGTGCAGCAAATGAAGTTGAAACTGAGTGATTCAGAGAAGAAGAAAGAGGACTGGCTTTTCTGGAGACCCATTCTTCTAAATGTTGGTGCTGGTGCAGCTTTAGCACTGGGACTATGCATGTGCTGGGCTTTTTTGTCCCAGTAA
- the ptpn2a gene encoding tyrosine-protein phosphatase non-receptor type 2a isoform X1: MDQEFENIDSSGQWQNLYNEIRNQSQECPYKVAKFPENRNRNRYRDVSPYDHSRVRLENSENDYINASLITMEKAQRRYILTQGPLRNTCGHFWLMIWEQRSKAVIMLNRVIEKGLEKCAQYWPSEEEGDMDFSDTEFVVFLVSEDVEPNYTIRVLELQNSKTGESRQIYHFHYTTWPDFGVPESPASFLNFLFKVRESGSLGPENGPAVIHCSAGIGRSGTFSLVDTCLVLIDNWKDPASVDIQNVLLDMRAYRMGLIQTPDQLRFSYMAVIEGTKRILGDAALQQKLSKERQESNADLGSSHPSPNMSQDKLNGQSDLCTEPQDLGRGERIRSPKEEHLADLKTGSLRKRNREERIATTAQKVQQMKLKLSDSEKKKEDWLFWRPILLNVGAGAALALGLCMCWAFLSQ, translated from the exons ATGGATCAGGAGTTTGAGAACATCGATTCATCTGGACAGTGGCAAAACCTTTATAAC GAAATCCGTAACCAGTCTCAGGAGTGTCCCTACAAAGTGGCCAAGTTCCCAGAAAACCGCAATAGGAATAGATATAGAGACGTCAGTCCCT ATGATCACAGTCGGGTGAGATTAGAAAATTCAGAGAATGACTACATAAATGCGAGCCTTATTACCATGGAGAAGGCCCAGAGAAGGTACATACTGACACAG GGCCCCTTGAGAAACACTTGTGGTCACTTTTGGCTAATGATTTGGGAACAGCGCTCCAAAGCAGTTATCATGCTTAACAGAGTTATAGAGAAAGGCTTG GAGAAGTGCGCACAGTACTGGCCATCAGAGGAGGAGGGGGATATGGATTTCAGTGACACTGAGTTTGTGGTGTTTCTGGTATCGGAGGATGTTGAACCGAATTACACAATAAGAGTACTAGAACTTCAAAATAGCAAG ACAGGAGAAAGCAGACAGATCTACCATTTTCATTACACAACGTGGCCTGATTTTGGTGTACCGGAATCCCCAGCATCATTCCTCAACTTCCTTTTCAAGGTTCGAGAGTCCGGCTCTTTGGGGCCAGAGAACGGGCCTGCTGTGATCCACTGTAGTGCAGGAATAGGGCGATCAGGGACGTTCTCATTGGTAGACACCTGCCTTGTCTTG atCGACAACTGGAAAGACCCTGCCTCTGTGGACATACAGAATGTTTTGTTAGATATGAGAGCGTATCGAATGGGCCTTATTCAAACTCCAGATCAGCTTCGATTTTCATACATGGCAGTTATTGAGGGAACAAAGAGAATTCTGGGAGACGCTGCTTTACAG CAAaagctgtcaaaagaacgacaGGAGTCAAATGCTGACTTGGGTTCATCTCATCCGAGTCCCAACATGAGTCAAGACAAACTGAATGGACAGTCTGACTTGTGTACAGAGCCTCAGGATCTAGGAAGAGGCGAGAGGATACGGTCACCAAAAGAAGAGCATCTTGCAGATTTGAAAACAGGGAG CCTACGCAAGAGAAACCGTGAGGAGCGGATAGCTACCACAGCACAGAAGGTGCAGCAAATGAAGTTGAAACTGAGTGATTCAGAGAAGAAGAAAGAGGACTGGCTTTTCTGGAGACCCATTCTTCTAAATGTTGGTGCTGGTGCAGCTTTAGCACTGGGACTATGCATGTGCTGGGCTTTTTTGTCCCAGTAA